From the bacterium genome, the window GCAGGACGTGAGCACGTCGGGGCGCAGCGAGAGCAGGAAGGCCGCCTGCGCCGCCGCTCCCGCCAGCACCAGGGGCGCGAGCACCAGCAGGAAGAGGTACTTCGCGCGCACCAGCGGGTAGTCCTCGGCACGGTTGTCCACCGCGTTCACCACGAGCCAGACCCCGCCCAGCAGGAAGTCCGCGACCATCAGCCCGAGCGCCGGGTAGCCCCACGCGTTCGCGTTCAGCGTTCCGGCCGCGCACATCGCCCCCACGAGCAGGCCGGACAGGGCGTCGGCCGCATTCACGAAGAGAAAGAGCCCGAGAAGCTGGAGACCGAAGGCGAAGGCGAGCAGCGTGGAGACGAGGTACGTGCGCCGCTCGAGGGCCAGCTGCCGCTCGCTGCCGCTGCGGACGTCCCAGCCGCGCAGGACGCCGATCGCGAACCACGCGCCGCCGCCCACGCAAAGCGCCGTCAGGGCGGCGGCGACCAGCTGCGTCAGGACGGCGGGGTGGAGGATCACGCGCCGGGCGCCTCGAGGCGGCCGTCGCGCATGGCGACGACCCGGTCCGCGACCGGCGATTCGAAGACCAGCGGGTCGTGGCTCGCGATGATGAAGCGCCGCCCCTCGCCCTTGAGCCGGGCGACGACGTCCATGAACTCCCGCGAGAGCCGCGTGTCCAGGTGGGCGGTCGGCTCGTCCGCGATGACGATCGGCGGGTCGTTGACGAGCGCCCGTGCGATCGCCACCCGCTGCGCCTCCCCGCCCGAGAGCCACTCGACGCGCGCGCCGGCGCGCCCGGCGAGGTCCAGGCGCGCAAGCAGCTCGAGCGCCCGCTCCCGCAGCCGCGCCCGCGGGACGCCGAGCGGGTAGGCGGGGAGCATCACGTTCTCCAGGACGTCGATCCCCCGCACCAGGTGCAGCTGCTGGAAGACGAACCCGAACGTCGCCCGGCGCACCGCCGTGAGGAACCGCTCCGGCAGCCCCGAGACCTCCCGGCCGTCGAGGCTGATCCGCCCCGCAGTCGGCCGCGCCATGCAGCCGACCAGGGAGAGCAGCGTCGTCTTGCCCGAGCCGCTCGGCCCCCTGAGCACGGTGACGCCGTCGGCCGCGAGCGAGAGGCTCACGCCGTCGAGGGCGACGAACTCGTTGGCGCCCCCCTCGTTGAACACCTTGCGGACCTCGCGCACCTCGATCATCGCCACCTCATGACACACCATCCCCTGCGTCCCCCTTTGGCAAGGGGAACATCTGCGTCACACACAACCATCGGTGTTGCCTGTCAACAAGCCTCCAATGCCTTGCGGGCCCCTGGCCCGCGCTACGACCGCATGACCGCGTCCGGGTCCACCGTCGCCGCCCGCCAGGCGGGGAGCACGGTCGCCGCCGCGTAGGGGAGCACGGTCAGCACCAGCAGCGTGGCGACTTCGTAGGGGTCGATCGCCGGCACGAGCCGGAAGTCGGGGTAGAGCACGGACCAGCCCTTCATCACCCGCGCAAAGAGCGTCCCCGAGAGGAAGAACACGTGCGCGTAGGCCAGCAGCGTGCCGGTGAGGAAGGCCGTGACGGACACCGCCGCGCCCTCCCACGCCTTGAGCAGGATGACGTCCGCGGTCTCCCACCCCACGGCCTTGAGGATGCCGATCTCGCGGCGCTCCTCCGCCGGCAGGCCCGACGCCCGGTCCCAGGCGAAGATGACGAACGCAAAGAGCGCCCCGGCGAGCAGCACCGTGACCATCCCGCCGCGCCAGCCGAAGACGGCGTCGTAGGTCCGCTGCACCTGTTCCCGAATGACGCTGCGCGTGTCGGGCAGGTCCCGGGCGATCTTGGCGGCCACGGTCTCGCGCTCGCGCGCGTTCGGCACGGTGAGGACGATGTCGGTGGCGCTCCCCGAAGGGATGCCCGTGATCGCCCGGAAGTCCGCCTCGGCGAGCAGGAGCAGGTCGGCGGCGACCAGCTCCGATTCGGCCTCGAGGATCCAGGCGACGGTGAGGGTGCGGGTGGAGCCGTCGTGGGCGCGCAGCGACAGCGGCCGGCCGACCGCCGTCCCCTTCAGGCGCGCCGCGGCGGCGCCGAGGACGACCGTCCCCTCCTGCGGCGCCCCCTGCCCCGGCACCATGAGGGTGAACGTCGCCTGGCGCGCAGGGTCGTAGTGGTAACCCCAGAGGCGGGGACGCGCCGCGCTCACGCCGCGCACGCCCCGCAGCCGCTCCGCGTAGGCCGCGGGCACCAGGTCCATCCGGCCCGCCACGAGGCGCTGGACGACCACGTCCGGGGCCTCCGCGAGCACGAGCGCCGCCTCGCGCCGCAGGGCGGAGAGCAGGAACATCGCCGAGGCCACCAGGAAGACGACGGCGGTGTAGACGGCGAGCAGAGCGAGGTTCTTCCCGCGCCGGCGCAGCAGCGACGCGAGCGCGAAGTCGAGGACGTTGCGCTGCCGTTCAGCCCAGACGCCCACGGCTACCTCCGGAGCGACTCGCGCGGCCCGGCCAGCGAGCCGGCCGGGAAGTGCTCGAGGGAGAGGGGGTGCTCCTGCAGCGGCGCGTGCACGTCGGCGAGCGCGAGATGCCGGGTGTAGGCGGCGTCCGTGAAGAGGCACAGGTCGGTGAGGCCGAGCGCCTTCACGGTCGCCGCCCGGCGCGCCACCGCCGGCCGCGCCGCCGCGGCGGCCCGCCAGGCGTGCAGAAGGCACACAACGAGCAGCGCCGCCATGACGGCGACGGCGCCGAGGAAGACGGACGACTTTCGCACGCGGATTACTCCAGCAGGGCCGGCAGCTCCGCGGCCGCGTCCCCGAAGGCCACGATCCTGCTGCCGCCGTGGTCGCGCAGGAACTCCTCGGCGTCGGCGCGCCGCGCAAACGGGATGAACTCCTTTCCCATCGGCCCGTAGACGTCGCTGCCGATCACATAGAACGCCGACTTCGCGTCGACCGGCTCGAGCGCATAGTAGTCCGTCACGAAAACCGCCGCGACGTCGCGCTGGGCCCGCCGGCCGCCGAACGACCTCATGTCGAGCCAGTACCGGAAGAGATCCTTGGCGCCGTCGAAGACCTCGCGCCCGCCGTCGGCGAAGACCAGCTCCGCGACCCAGTCCGGGTACTTGTAGACGAGCATGCCGCAGACCGGGCACTTCTCGCCCCTGCCGGGCCTGACGAAGCCGGTGGCGGGCTGCTGTGCGCCCGCCGCGGCGGCCACCGCGAGCGCCAGCGCACCCGTGACGGCCGCCACCTTCGCTCGAAGGGCCGTCACTTGGCCGGCGCCGCCCCCATCGCCTTCTGCTCCGCGGCGGCCTTGCGCTTGGCGGCGCGCCGCTCCCGTATCATCTTCGTGTCCTCGTACATGTCCTGGTAGGCGCCCTTGACGGCCTCGTCGAAGCTCGCCAGCGCCCCCTCGTTCTCCTTGACGAACGCCTCGGCGGCCGCCTTGTCGCCAAAGGCCCACTTGGCGCGCTTGGTCATCACGCCCTGCTTCTTGCCCCCCACGACCCAGACCGCCTTTTCGGCGTCGAGGAGCTGCTTCGTGGTGTAGTCGGCGACCCAGATGGTCTTCGGCGCCTTGTCGAGGTTCACCGCCAGGTCCACCGCGGCGCAGTGGATGCTGCACGTCCCCTCGGTGCTCCCGTCATCATACTCGAGGTAGACGCGGCTGAAGTTCCACTTCTCGCGCTCCATGCCGCAGAACTTGCAGGCCTTGTGCTTCTCGATGTCCGCGTCCGCGGCGAGGGCCGCGCGCAGCGGCATGAGTACGAGCGCGATCACGAGCATGGATTTCCTGAGCATGGTTCGCCTCCTGTCCCTGTTGGCTGCCCTGCGGTGCGCGTGGCCCGCCGTCATGAGGACCGGCCGACCGCCCGTTGGATCTGCCTGCTCCCCATAATGTAGGACGCCGCGCCGCAGATTCAAGCGGGAATATCGGTGTAACTGATTAAAATTCCTCAGGACTCAGGCGCCGGCCGCAACGCCGTCCGCGACCGCGACATCTCCGCGCGGGCCGCGTCCGCTCCGCAGATCGAACCGCCAGCGCCACACCTGGTAGATGGCCGGGTAGACGAGCAGCTCCAGGAGGAACGACGTGAGGATGCCGCCGATCATCGGCGCCGCGATGCGCTTCATGGTGTCTGCGCCGGCCCCGACCGCCCACATGATCGGCACGAGCCCGATGAAGGTCGTCGTCACCGTCATGAACTTGGGCCGCAACCGCTGGACCGCCCCTTCCATGATCGCGGCCCGCAGCTCGTCGAGGGTGCGCAGGCGCCCCTCCTTCTTCGCCTGCTCGTACGCCAGGTCGAGGTACAGCAGCATGAACACGCCGGTCTCCGCGTCCACGCCGAGCAGCGCGATGAGCCCCACCCAGACCCCGACGCTCATGTTGTAGCCGAGGAAGTGCAGGAACCAGATCGCGCCGATGGCCGAGAACGGCACCGCCAGCAGCACGATGAGCGTCTTCGCCGCCGAGCGGGTGTTGAGATACAGCAGCAGCAGGATCAGCACGAGCGTCACCGGGATCACGACCGCGAGCCGCTCGCGCACGCGCGCCATCGCCTCGTACTGCCCGCTCCAGGTGAGCGCGTACCCGGGGGGCGTCCGCACCTTGCCGCGCAGCAGCGCGTCGGCCTCGCGCACGAACCCCTGCGGGTCCCGCCCGGCGAGGTCGACGTAGACGTAGCCGGTGAGCAGGCCGTCCTCGTTGCGGATCATCCCGGGCCCGCTCGTCACGCCGACGTCCGCCAGGTGCGCCAGCGGCACCTGCACGCGCCCCTCCCCGACCGGCACGAGGACCTCGCCGACCGAATCGACGTCGGCGCGGAAGTCCGGCAGGTAGCGCACGTTCACGCTGTAGCGCTCGCGCCCCTCGACCGTGGTCGTCACGCTCTCGCCGCCGACGG encodes:
- a CDS encoding nitrous oxide reductase accessory protein NosL, with translation MTALRAKVAAVTGALALAVAAAAGAQQPATGFVRPGRGEKCPVCGMLVYKYPDWVAELVFADGGREVFDGAKDLFRYWLDMRSFGGRRAQRDVAAVFVTDYYALEPVDAKSAFYVIGSDVYGPMGKEFIPFARRADAEEFLRDHGGSRIVAFGDAAAELPALLE
- a CDS encoding ABC transporter ATP-binding protein — translated: MIEVREVRKVFNEGGANEFVALDGVSLSLAADGVTVLRGPSGSGKTTLLSLVGCMARPTAGRISLDGREVSGLPERFLTAVRRATFGFVFQQLHLVRGIDVLENVMLPAYPLGVPRARLRERALELLARLDLAGRAGARVEWLSGGEAQRVAIARALVNDPPIVIADEPTAHLDTRLSREFMDVVARLKGEGRRFIIASHDPLVFESPVADRVVAMRDGRLEAPGA
- a CDS encoding nitrous oxide reductase accessory protein NosL produces the protein MLRKSMLVIALVLMPLRAALAADADIEKHKACKFCGMEREKWNFSRVYLEYDDGSTEGTCSIHCAAVDLAVNLDKAPKTIWVADYTTKQLLDAEKAVWVVGGKKQGVMTKRAKWAFGDKAAAEAFVKENEGALASFDEAVKGAYQDMYEDTKMIRERRAAKRKAAAEQKAMGAAPAK
- a CDS encoding FtsX-like permease family protein; the protein is MGVWAERQRNVLDFALASLLRRRGKNLALLAVYTAVVFLVASAMFLLSALRREAALVLAEAPDVVVQRLVAGRMDLVPAAYAERLRGVRGVSAARPRLWGYHYDPARQATFTLMVPGQGAPQEGTVVLGAAAARLKGTAVGRPLSLRAHDGSTRTLTVAWILEAESELVAADLLLLAEADFRAITGIPSGSATDIVLTVPNARERETVAAKIARDLPDTRSVIREQVQRTYDAVFGWRGGMVTVLLAGALFAFVIFAWDRASGLPAEERREIGILKAVGWETADVILLKAWEGAAVSVTAFLTGTLLAYAHVFFLSGTLFARVMKGWSVLYPDFRLVPAIDPYEVATLLVLTVLPYAAATVLPAWRAATVDPDAVMRS